The Achromobacter pestifer genome includes a region encoding these proteins:
- a CDS encoding SphA family protein yields the protein MQSAIAAVAGLLAVLAGLVLPAAAWATEGALGRQITGTNVQPNAGIVSPEPIWAVNLSQIYLDGTVGGSREVPVGGRTSLGLDAKVAFTLATVLKTWDTGPGRWNFASSFTLPYVWNKVNSTVTGAGGRSTEQSDTASNLFDIYFSPIIAGYHFSETSHMALSLNIWAPTGKYNADDMANPSLNNWTFIPQVAYTKIFPESGFQLDTVAGVQFYTRNNATDYRNAPLFSMDVMGRKIFSNGLSAGLVLGTIQQLGSDSGPTADRLNGFKGRDWALGPIVTYDRKLADKRSLSLSLRWVPTISSTKRLDSNDTVMATATLVF from the coding sequence ATGCAGAGCGCGATCGCGGCGGTTGCGGGGTTGTTGGCCGTTCTGGCTGGGCTGGTCCTGCCGGCCGCGGCATGGGCGACCGAAGGCGCATTGGGGCGCCAGATCACGGGCACCAACGTGCAGCCCAACGCGGGCATCGTTTCTCCCGAGCCGATCTGGGCCGTCAACCTGTCGCAGATCTACCTGGACGGTACCGTGGGCGGCAGCCGGGAAGTGCCGGTGGGGGGCCGTACCTCGCTGGGCCTGGATGCGAAAGTGGCGTTCACGCTGGCCACCGTGCTCAAGACCTGGGACACCGGACCGGGGCGCTGGAACTTCGCCTCCAGCTTCACCTTGCCCTATGTCTGGAACAAGGTGAATTCCACCGTGACCGGAGCGGGCGGACGCAGCACCGAGCAGAGCGATACGGCCTCGAACCTGTTCGACATCTACTTCTCGCCCATCATCGCGGGCTATCACTTTTCCGAAACCTCGCACATGGCGCTCAGCCTGAACATCTGGGCGCCCACTGGCAAGTACAACGCCGACGACATGGCCAACCCCAGCCTGAACAACTGGACCTTCATTCCGCAGGTGGCCTACACCAAGATATTCCCGGAGTCCGGTTTTCAACTGGACACCGTGGCCGGGGTCCAGTTCTATACCCGCAACAACGCCACGGACTATCGCAACGCGCCGCTGTTCAGCATGGATGTGATGGGCCGCAAGATCTTCAGCAACGGCCTGAGCGCGGGCCTGGTCCTGGGCACCATCCAGCAGCTGGGCAGCGATTCCGGTCCGACCGCCGACCGGCTCAACGGCTTCAAGGGACGCGACTGGGCGCTGGGTCCGATCGTGACCTATGACAGGAAACTCGCGGACAAGCGCTCCTTGTCCCTGAGCCTGCGCTGGGTACCCACGATCAGCAGCACGAAGCGTCTGGACAGCAACGATACGGTCATGGCGACCGCGACGCTGGTGTTCTGA
- a CDS encoding formylglycine-generating enzyme family protein, which produces MAKQTQGKTRYAGALLLAGVVLGAGASTAYVVMGKDGPPEAVKVVLGDGKSGPAGMAWVPGREFLMGSSHKLAQPNEMPAHKVSVSGFWMDVNDVTNVQFRRFVDATGYVTTAEQKPRWEDLAVQLPPRTPRPDDSLLVPGAMVFVGTESEVSLRDYSRWWRYVPGANWRHPQGPGSSIAGKDDHPVVQVSYQDATAYAKWAGKRLPTESEWEMAARGGLEQATYAWGEELLPQGKAMANIWDSRQQQPFPVVKDEKVQVGTMPVGSFSPNGYGLYDMAGNVWQWTADWYRADAFKIQAQYRQPPADPAGPADSYDPDDGIVPPAAPKRVTRGGSFLCSDTYCISYRTSARRGTDPMNGMSHLGFRTVMTPEQWKLAQTARNGVASR; this is translated from the coding sequence ATGGCAAAGCAAACGCAAGGGAAAACACGCTACGCCGGCGCATTGCTGCTGGCCGGCGTGGTGCTGGGCGCGGGCGCAAGCACCGCTTACGTGGTGATGGGCAAGGACGGTCCGCCCGAGGCGGTGAAGGTGGTGCTGGGCGACGGCAAGAGCGGTCCGGCCGGGATGGCCTGGGTGCCGGGACGCGAGTTCCTGATGGGCAGCAGCCACAAACTGGCGCAGCCCAACGAAATGCCGGCGCACAAGGTGTCCGTCAGCGGCTTCTGGATGGACGTGAACGACGTGACCAACGTGCAGTTCCGCCGCTTCGTCGACGCCACGGGCTACGTCACGACCGCCGAACAGAAGCCGCGCTGGGAAGACTTGGCGGTCCAGCTGCCGCCCCGCACGCCGCGCCCGGACGACAGCCTGCTGGTGCCGGGCGCCATGGTGTTCGTGGGCACCGAGAGCGAAGTGTCCTTGCGCGACTATTCGCGTTGGTGGCGCTATGTGCCCGGCGCCAACTGGCGCCATCCGCAAGGGCCGGGCAGTTCCATCGCGGGCAAGGACGACCATCCCGTGGTGCAAGTGTCGTACCAGGATGCGACAGCCTATGCCAAATGGGCCGGCAAGCGCCTGCCCACGGAGTCTGAATGGGAAATGGCCGCGCGCGGCGGACTGGAGCAGGCCACCTATGCCTGGGGCGAGGAACTGCTGCCGCAGGGCAAGGCCATGGCCAATATCTGGGACTCGCGGCAACAGCAACCCTTTCCGGTCGTGAAGGATGAAAAAGTGCAGGTTGGCACCATGCCGGTGGGCAGCTTCTCCCCCAACGGCTATGGCCTGTACGACATGGCCGGCAACGTATGGCAATGGACCGCCGACTGGTACCGCGCCGACGCCTTCAAGATTCAGGCGCAATACCGCCAGCCGCCCGCGGACCCGGCGGGGCCGGCCGACAGCTACGACCCCGACGACGGCATTGTTCCGCCCGCCGCGCCCAAGCGCGTGACGCGCGGCGGCTCGTTCCTGTGCAGCGACACCTATTGCATCAGCTACCGCACCAGCGCCCGGCGCGGCACGGACCCGATGAACGGCATGTCGCACCTGGGCTTTCGCACCGTCATGACGCCAGAACAATGGAAGTTGGCCCAGACGGCCAGGAACGGCGTCGCCAGCCGCTGA
- a CDS encoding AAA family ATPase, which produces MSNRDSILELERAIARSVLGQGAVIREVLLGLLADGHLLLESLPGLAKTRTVKTLAQHLAAAMSRIQFTPDLLPSDITGAEVLQQDAQGASRIQFQQGPLFGNLILADEINRAPAKVQAALLEAMEERQITVAGTTHRMPQLFMVLATQNPIEQEGTYPLPEAQMDRFIMKIVLDYPDPDSERQMLAMLRGESRQDGAADSAPLTQETLFACRAEVDQVHVSTALDQYLVDLVNATRRPAAQDPDLARWLQVGASPRGAIALDKVARAHAWLAGQDYASPDDVRSVARPVLRHRLHLSYDAVADGVTADQVIDKLLDTVAVPV; this is translated from the coding sequence ATGAGCAACCGCGACAGCATTCTGGAATTGGAGCGCGCCATCGCGCGCTCGGTGTTGGGCCAGGGCGCCGTCATCCGCGAGGTGCTGTTGGGCCTGTTGGCCGACGGCCACCTGCTGCTGGAAAGCCTGCCCGGCCTGGCCAAGACGCGCACGGTCAAGACCCTGGCCCAGCATCTGGCCGCCGCCATGAGCCGCATCCAGTTCACGCCCGACCTGCTGCCCTCGGACATCACCGGCGCCGAGGTGCTGCAACAGGACGCGCAGGGCGCCAGCCGCATCCAGTTCCAGCAGGGGCCGCTGTTCGGCAACCTGATCCTGGCCGACGAGATCAACCGCGCGCCCGCCAAGGTGCAGGCCGCGCTGCTGGAAGCCATGGAGGAGCGCCAGATCACCGTGGCCGGCACCACCCACCGCATGCCGCAATTGTTCATGGTGTTGGCCACCCAGAACCCGATAGAACAGGAGGGCACCTATCCCTTGCCCGAGGCGCAGATGGACCGCTTCATCATGAAGATCGTGCTGGACTATCCTGACCCCGACAGCGAAAGGCAGATGCTGGCCATGCTGCGCGGCGAATCGCGCCAGGATGGCGCCGCCGACAGCGCGCCGCTGACGCAGGAGACCCTGTTCGCCTGCCGCGCCGAAGTCGATCAGGTGCACGTGTCCACGGCGCTGGACCAGTACCTGGTGGACCTGGTCAACGCCACCCGCCGGCCGGCGGCGCAGGACCCCGATCTGGCGCGCTGGCTCCAGGTCGGCGCCAGCCCGCGCGGCGCGATCGCGCTGGACAAGGTGGCGCGCGCCCACGCCTGGCTGGCCGGGCAGGACTACGCCTCGCCCGATGACGTGCGCAGCGTGGCCCGGCCAGTGCTGCGGCATCGCCTGCACCTGTCCTATGACGCGGTCGCCGACGGCGTCACGGCGGACCAGGTGATAGACAAGCTGCTCGATACGGTCGCGGTGCCGGTCTGA
- a CDS encoding DUF4381 domain-containing protein produces MNADATPSIEQLRQLPLPEPVSYWPQTWGWLALLAVALALAGWAAWRMARRHARNRYRRAGLRMLEALRRETQSDPLAARALPDLLKRVGLSSVAQADRARVGALQGAEWVAFMDQGVAVFPPDAGVLLRALAYAPPETLRAIDPARVRTLFAASRQWMERHHVAA; encoded by the coding sequence ATGAACGCCGACGCCACGCCGTCCATCGAACAGCTGCGGCAGCTGCCACTGCCCGAGCCGGTCAGTTACTGGCCGCAAACCTGGGGCTGGCTGGCGCTGCTGGCCGTGGCGCTGGCCTTGGCCGGATGGGCGGCGTGGCGGATGGCGCGCCGTCACGCTCGAAATCGCTACCGCCGCGCAGGCCTGCGCATGCTGGAGGCGCTGCGCCGGGAAACGCAATCGGACCCGCTGGCCGCGCGCGCCTTGCCGGATCTGCTCAAGCGCGTCGGCCTTTCGTCGGTGGCGCAAGCCGACCGCGCCAGGGTGGGCGCCTTGCAGGGCGCGGAGTGGGTCGCCTTCATGGACCAGGGCGTGGCCGTGTTTCCGCCCGACGCGGGCGTCTTGCTGAGAGCGCTTGCCTATGCGCCGCCCGAGACTTTGCGGGCCATCGATCCCGCCCGCGTGCGGACATTGTTCGCCGCCAGCCGGCAATGGATGGAGCGTCACCATGTGGCGGCTTGA
- a CDS encoding HAD family hydrolase yields MTMPLLARRWFALLFLLLLAAAARAQTPLPSWNEGPSRHAILGFVQAVTTEGGPDYVAPADRIAVFDNDGTLWSEQPLYFQLIFALDQVKAMAPQHPEWAREQPYKAAIEGDRQALAASGTEGLLKIVGATHTNMTTEAFGAEVRQWIKTARHPRFKQPYTSMIYAPMLELLDYLRGNGFKTYIVSGGEVEFMRAWAQNVYGIPPEQVIGTTFVTEFQMQDGKPVLMRTPKLDFNDDGPGKPVAINKFIGRQPIFAFGNSDGDLQMLQWTAAGSGKRFAGLVHHTDARREWAYDRDSKIGRLDKALDEAQQKGWVIVDMAKEWRRVYAFETQ; encoded by the coding sequence ATGACGATGCCTTTGCTCGCCCGGCGCTGGTTTGCGCTGCTGTTCCTGCTGCTCCTGGCCGCCGCGGCCCGCGCGCAGACGCCGCTGCCTTCCTGGAACGAGGGGCCCTCGCGCCATGCCATCCTCGGCTTCGTGCAAGCCGTCACGACGGAGGGCGGGCCGGACTATGTGGCGCCGGCCGACCGGATCGCCGTGTTCGACAACGACGGCACCCTATGGAGCGAGCAGCCCCTGTACTTCCAGCTGATCTTCGCGCTGGACCAGGTCAAGGCCATGGCGCCTCAGCATCCCGAATGGGCGCGGGAGCAACCCTACAAGGCCGCGATCGAAGGCGACCGTCAGGCGCTGGCGGCCTCGGGCACCGAGGGGCTGCTGAAGATCGTGGGCGCCACTCACACCAACATGACCACCGAGGCCTTTGGCGCGGAGGTCAGGCAATGGATCAAGACCGCCCGCCATCCGCGCTTCAAGCAGCCGTACACCAGCATGATCTATGCGCCCATGCTGGAGCTGCTGGACTATCTGCGCGGCAACGGGTTCAAGACCTACATCGTGTCCGGCGGCGAAGTGGAGTTCATGCGCGCCTGGGCGCAGAACGTCTACGGCATTCCGCCGGAACAGGTGATAGGCACCACCTTCGTCACCGAGTTCCAGATGCAGGACGGCAAGCCCGTGCTGATGCGCACGCCCAAGCTCGACTTCAACGACGACGGGCCGGGCAAGCCCGTCGCCATCAATAAGTTCATCGGCCGCCAGCCCATTTTCGCCTTCGGTAATTCGGACGGCGACCTGCAGATGCTGCAGTGGACCGCGGCCGGCAGCGGCAAGCGTTTCGCGGGCCTGGTGCATCACACCGACGCCAGGCGCGAGTGGGCTTATGACCGGGATTCCAAGATCGGCCGGCTGGACAAGGCCCTGGACGAAGCGCAGCAAAAGGGTTGGGTAATCGTAGACATGGCAAAGGAGTGGAGAAGGGTATACGCATTTGAAACACAGTGA
- a CDS encoding BatD family protein: MTRRHAALRRLGLWLLLLPLSLYAGMVRAQSADAGPQLRAEARMAASGELMAGATAILQVDVLTSTWFTQPPQLPALDIPGALVSGPSGQATIIRSTIGGIAYSGLRYSYLVSPQAAGALRVPAIHVSAQVGQATAPLAAQTRPLEVRAAGPPGGVAGHALAASAVQASQQIRYSAQPPAVGDHVSRVITVQAQGAQAMLIPPPAAASVPGLKLYASEPELTQISDDRGGFLGGQRVDRLDYVIEHGGAHELPAVEIRWWNIAANKEERLVLPAQRFEAQAGAAYQAPFSVEQDLRDMGRQVQLRVPGGWLALAVGIALAALLGWLGAPWLRRSTARVQTALRARRLRWRASEPYAAMTLRRLLAQPQPRLDALYRWLRRACGAATVAQATAGLEPALRQSGADALRASYGRDPDAARGWRGLRQMFPRWRRALLARTRPAQAHGLLPLNPGTAEPPRGPAAAASAELQGDLP, encoded by the coding sequence ATGACCCGCCGCCATGCCGCCTTGCGCCGCCTGGGCCTGTGGCTGCTCCTGCTGCCACTGAGCCTGTACGCCGGGATGGTGCGGGCCCAGTCCGCGGATGCCGGGCCGCAACTGCGCGCCGAGGCCCGCATGGCAGCGTCGGGCGAGCTGATGGCGGGCGCCACGGCCATCCTGCAGGTGGACGTGTTGACCTCGACCTGGTTCACCCAGCCGCCGCAGCTGCCGGCCCTGGATATTCCGGGCGCCCTGGTGTCGGGACCGTCGGGACAAGCCACCATCATCCGCAGCACGATAGGCGGCATCGCCTACAGCGGACTGCGTTACTCCTACCTGGTCAGCCCGCAGGCAGCGGGCGCCTTGCGCGTCCCCGCCATCCACGTCAGCGCGCAGGTAGGGCAGGCGACGGCGCCGCTCGCCGCGCAGACGCGCCCGCTGGAAGTGCGTGCCGCGGGGCCGCCTGGCGGCGTGGCAGGGCACGCGCTGGCGGCCAGCGCGGTCCAGGCCAGCCAGCAGATCCGCTATTCGGCCCAGCCTCCCGCCGTGGGAGACCACGTCAGCCGCGTCATCACCGTGCAGGCCCAAGGCGCGCAGGCCATGCTGATCCCGCCGCCTGCCGCGGCCTCTGTTCCGGGCCTCAAGCTGTACGCGTCCGAACCCGAACTGACGCAGATCTCCGACGATCGCGGCGGCTTCCTGGGCGGACAGCGCGTGGACCGTCTGGACTACGTGATCGAACATGGCGGCGCTCATGAGCTGCCCGCCGTGGAGATCCGCTGGTGGAACATCGCGGCCAACAAGGAAGAGCGCCTGGTGCTGCCCGCGCAACGCTTCGAGGCGCAGGCGGGCGCCGCCTACCAGGCGCCATTCTCGGTCGAGCAGGACCTGCGCGACATGGGCCGGCAAGTGCAGTTGCGCGTCCCAGGCGGATGGCTGGCGCTGGCGGTCGGGATTGCGTTGGCGGCATTGCTTGGATGGCTGGGTGCGCCCTGGCTGCGGCGGAGTACTGCCCGGGTCCAGACGGCACTGCGGGCCCGGCGCCTGCGGTGGCGCGCGTCCGAGCCCTATGCGGCGATGACGCTGCGGCGTCTGCTGGCCCAACCCCAACCGCGCCTGGACGCGCTTTACCGGTGGCTGCGCCGCGCTTGCGGCGCGGCCACGGTCGCGCAGGCCACGGCTGGCCTGGAGCCTGCGCTGCGGCAATCGGGCGCCGATGCATTGCGCGCGAGCTATGGCCGCGACCCCGATGCGGCGCGGGGCTGGCGCGGCCTGCGCCAGATGTTCCCCCGTTGGCGCCGGGCCTTGCTCGCGCGGACCCGGCCTGCGCAGGCGCACGGCCTGCTTCCCCTGAATCCCGGCACCGCCGAACCGCCACGCGGCCCCGCAGCCGCCGCGTCCGCCGAACTTCAAGGAGATCTCCCATGA
- a CDS encoding vWA domain-containing protein, translated as MEIDLSAFHFLRPWWLLTVAAAALLLWRRRDEDGRAGWRSNIAPALLPYLTVRTQGSRGPRPAQLLAAVLALGGIAAAGPTWQQDRPAFLDNLAPLIAAVDLSPSMDAADLPPSRLEAAKRKLRDLLKRRAGAKTGLIAYAGSAHLVLPPTDDPALPDMFVQALSTELIAAPGKNAAAAISLAASLLQSGEAGGTLLLVTDGADTSQLAEVERLARANSFQILVWAAGTRDGGVVRDARGQPRIDAQGKPVLGGFNEDALKQLAQATRAPLGSLTLNDDDLDWVTLHAERHFQEVQDADKPLHWKDAGYWLCWPLALLALLALRRGWNINWAACLLLAATAALYTPRVDASPLADAFFTPDQQGRWAYEHKRYAEAAALYADPYWKGRAAYDAGEYQAALAAFAKLDTPEGYFYLGNTQVRLRSYDAALAAYDQALRLRPDFPEARDNRELVARLIAAAESEQQDDDSEKPDETRVDSDKGAGKMMRVSAPQAASDEVWLRNLSLSPAGFLKQKFAIEDARTSAPAQGRGKQP; from the coding sequence ATGGAAATCGACCTGAGCGCCTTCCATTTCCTGCGCCCATGGTGGCTGCTGACCGTCGCGGCCGCGGCCTTGCTGTTGTGGCGGCGGCGCGACGAGGACGGCCGGGCGGGATGGCGCAGCAACATTGCGCCGGCGCTGCTGCCGTACCTGACCGTGCGCACGCAGGGCAGCCGCGGGCCACGCCCCGCGCAACTGCTGGCCGCCGTGCTGGCGCTGGGCGGCATCGCGGCGGCGGGGCCGACCTGGCAACAGGACCGCCCGGCCTTCCTGGACAATCTTGCACCCCTGATTGCCGCGGTGGATCTGTCGCCGTCGATGGACGCGGCCGATCTGCCGCCCAGCCGGCTGGAGGCCGCCAAGCGCAAGTTGCGCGACTTGCTGAAACGCCGCGCGGGCGCCAAGACCGGGCTGATCGCCTACGCGGGCTCGGCCCACCTGGTGTTGCCGCCCACCGACGATCCGGCGCTGCCGGACATGTTCGTGCAGGCCCTGTCCACTGAACTCATCGCCGCGCCCGGCAAGAACGCCGCGGCCGCCATTTCCCTGGCCGCCAGCCTGCTGCAATCCGGCGAGGCGGGCGGCACGCTGCTGCTGGTGACCGACGGCGCGGATACCAGCCAGCTGGCCGAGGTGGAGCGCCTGGCCCGCGCCAATTCCTTCCAGATACTGGTGTGGGCGGCAGGGACGCGCGACGGCGGCGTGGTGCGCGACGCCCGTGGCCAGCCTCGCATCGATGCCCAGGGCAAGCCGGTGCTGGGCGGCTTCAATGAGGATGCGTTGAAACAGCTGGCGCAGGCGACGCGCGCGCCGCTGGGCAGCCTGACCTTGAACGACGACGACCTGGACTGGGTGACGCTGCACGCCGAACGCCACTTCCAGGAGGTCCAGGACGCGGACAAGCCGCTGCATTGGAAGGACGCCGGCTATTGGCTGTGCTGGCCGCTGGCGCTATTGGCGCTGCTGGCGCTGCGGCGCGGCTGGAACATCAACTGGGCGGCATGCCTGCTGTTGGCCGCCACCGCCGCGCTGTACACGCCCCGGGTGGACGCCAGCCCGCTGGCCGACGCCTTTTTCACGCCCGACCAGCAGGGCCGCTGGGCCTACGAGCATAAGCGCTATGCAGAGGCCGCGGCCTTGTACGCGGATCCTTACTGGAAGGGCCGGGCCGCCTACGACGCGGGCGAGTACCAGGCCGCGCTGGCCGCCTTCGCCAAGCTGGATACGCCGGAAGGCTATTTCTACCTGGGCAATACCCAGGTTCGGCTGCGCAGCTACGACGCGGCGCTGGCGGCCTATGACCAGGCGCTGCGCCTGCGGCCGGATTTTCCCGAAGCGCGCGACAACCGCGAACTGGTCGCCAGATTGATCGCCGCCGCCGAAAGCGAGCAACAGGATGACGACTCCGAGAAGCCCGACGAGACTCGCGTGGACAGCGACAAGGGCGCGGGCAAGATGATGCGGGTATCGGCGCCCCAGGCCGCCTCGGACGAGGTCTGGCTGCGCAACCTGAGCCTGTCGCCCGCGGGCTTTCTGAAGCAGAAGTTCGCCATCGAGGATGCGCGCACCTCCGCGCCGGCACAGGGACGGGGGAAACAGCCATGA
- a CDS encoding DUF58 domain-containing protein, producing MPSAAPSPEVQVRIADLMALEPAARGLGFFSRQPVRSILAGQHGSRLRGRGLDFEELRRYLPGDDLRQLDWRASQRLGKPYVRTYSEERDRPVLVVVDQRMGMYFGSVRSFKSVVAARVAALSAWMAYLAGDRVGGLVFSDAGIDSVRPLRSRERIQALFAAVARRSQSMRADQADVDATGRLNQALQGTLAHAPHDCLVCLISDFAGADAMTLRLLRTLAAHNDVIATLVYDPLALRIPLSGRLVVTQGELQVEVAADRKQVREPLSDFFSGRLHDVAELLRRSRVPLLSIDTADDTVAQLRRELGRQASRQHSRGRT from the coding sequence ATGCCGTCAGCCGCTCCTTCCCCGGAAGTCCAGGTCCGCATCGCGGACTTGATGGCGCTGGAACCCGCCGCGCGCGGCCTGGGCTTCTTCAGCCGCCAGCCGGTGCGCAGCATACTTGCCGGCCAGCATGGTTCGCGCCTGCGCGGCCGCGGGCTGGACTTCGAGGAATTGCGCCGCTATCTGCCCGGCGACGACCTGCGCCAGCTGGACTGGCGCGCCTCGCAGCGCCTGGGCAAGCCCTATGTGCGCACCTACAGCGAGGAGCGCGACCGTCCGGTGCTGGTGGTGGTGGACCAGCGCATGGGCATGTACTTCGGTTCGGTGCGCAGTTTCAAATCGGTGGTGGCCGCGCGCGTGGCCGCGCTGTCCGCGTGGATGGCCTATCTGGCGGGGGACCGCGTGGGGGGCCTGGTGTTCAGCGACGCGGGCATCGACAGCGTGCGCCCGCTGCGCAGCCGCGAACGCATCCAGGCCTTGTTCGCCGCCGTCGCGCGGCGCAGCCAATCCATGCGCGCCGATCAAGCGGACGTGGATGCGACCGGACGGCTGAACCAGGCGCTGCAAGGGACGCTGGCGCACGCGCCGCACGATTGCCTGGTGTGCCTGATCAGCGATTTCGCCGGCGCCGACGCCATGACCTTGCGCCTGTTGCGCACGCTGGCGGCGCACAACGACGTGATCGCAACGCTGGTGTACGACCCGCTGGCGCTGCGCATTCCCTTGAGCGGCCGGCTGGTGGTGACACAGGGCGAGCTGCAGGTCGAAGTGGCGGCGGACCGCAAGCAGGTGCGCGAGCCGCTGTCGGACTTCTTTTCGGGACGGCTGCACGACGTGGCCGAACTGCTGCGCCGCAGCCGCGTGCCGCTGCTGTCCATCGACACCGCGGACGACACCGTGGCGCAGTTGCGGCGCGAACTGGGCCGCCAGGCCAGCCGTCAGCACAGCCGAGGCAGGACATGA
- a CDS encoding vWA domain-containing protein, with translation MWRLEYPWLLALLPLGWLAYRYLPPYVQRRSAVRIPFFESVARSTGQTPQRPGVRGDRWQLALNALVWLLLILALARPERIEPPMEHRQPVRDLLLAIDISQSMETEDFVAPDGRREDRLSGVKAVVADFIDRRKDDRLGLIVFGSAAYPQAPLTQDHATLKLLLAQVSTRMAGPNTAIGDAIGVAIKQFEHAGEKDQVLILLTDGNDTGSAVPPDRASAMAAARHIVVHTVGIGDPQAQGEEKVDFDALRAIAAKTGGRFFPAQDQASLRQVYAELDRITPHEVRELRHQPKQDFFWVPLGLALLLLAVWHLAAALRGWHRGARLPRDGRVEEGGWKST, from the coding sequence ATGTGGCGGCTTGAATATCCCTGGCTGTTGGCGCTGCTGCCGCTGGGATGGCTGGCGTACCGCTATCTGCCGCCCTACGTGCAGCGCCGCAGCGCCGTGCGCATTCCGTTCTTCGAATCGGTGGCGCGCAGCACTGGCCAGACGCCGCAGCGTCCCGGCGTGCGCGGCGACCGCTGGCAGCTGGCGCTGAACGCGCTGGTGTGGCTGCTGCTGATCCTGGCGCTGGCGCGGCCCGAGCGGATCGAGCCGCCGATGGAACACCGCCAGCCGGTGCGCGACCTGTTGCTGGCCATCGACATTTCGCAATCCATGGAGACCGAGGACTTCGTGGCACCGGACGGGCGCCGCGAGGACCGGCTAAGCGGCGTCAAGGCGGTGGTGGCCGACTTCATCGACCGCCGCAAGGACGACCGGCTCGGCCTGATCGTGTTCGGCAGCGCGGCCTATCCGCAGGCGCCGCTGACGCAGGACCATGCCACGCTCAAGCTGCTGCTCGCCCAGGTGAGCACGCGCATGGCCGGCCCCAACACGGCCATCGGCGACGCCATCGGCGTGGCGATCAAGCAGTTCGAGCATGCCGGCGAAAAGGATCAGGTCCTGATCCTGCTGACGGACGGCAACGACACTGGCAGCGCCGTGCCGCCCGACCGCGCCTCGGCCATGGCGGCAGCGCGCCATATCGTGGTGCACACCGTGGGCATAGGCGATCCGCAGGCGCAGGGCGAAGAAAAGGTCGATTTCGACGCCCTGCGCGCGATAGCCGCCAAGACCGGGGGCCGCTTCTTTCCGGCCCAGGACCAGGCGTCGCTGCGGCAGGTCTATGCCGAGCTGGACCGCATCACGCCGCACGAAGTCCGCGAACTGCGCCACCAACCCAAGCAGGATTTCTTCTGGGTGCCGCTGGGCCTGGCGCTGTTGCTGCTGGCGGTCTGGCATCTGGCCGCCGCGCTGCGCGGCTGGCATCGCGGCGCCAGGCTGCCGCGCGATGGCCGCGTGGAGGAGGGCGGATGGAAATCGACCTGA